A window of Amphiprion ocellaris isolate individual 3 ecotype Okinawa chromosome 12, ASM2253959v1, whole genome shotgun sequence contains these coding sequences:
- the rhov gene encoding rho-related GTP-binding protein RhoV, which yields MPPHMDYFYHESRVPSAVGLTREDELDPGVISCMLVGDGAVGKTSMIISYTSNGYPAEYQQTGFDVFSGQVQVEGSPVKVQLVDTAGQEEFDEFRALSYAHTDVFLLCFSMVNPTSFHNITKKWVPEIRAYNPSSPIVLVGTQVDLMLDVNVLINLDRSNVKPVPSSRARGMAEKIRAADYIECSSLTQKNLKEAFDAAIFAAIKNKARKTKKRRFSDRRTKAFSRCSWKKFFCFI from the exons ATGCCACCGCACATGGATTACTTCTACCACGAGTCCCGCGTCCCTTCCGCCGTCGGTCTGACCCGGGAGGATGAGCTGGACCCCGGCGTGATCAGCTGCATGCTGGTCGGGGACGGAGCCGTCGGTAAAACCAGCATGATAATCAGCTACACGTCCAACGGATACCCAGCAGAGTACCAGCAGACTGGCTTCGACGTCTTCTCAG GTCAGGTCCAAGTAGAAGGATCTCCAGTCAAAGTTCAGCTTGTGGACACTGCAGGACAA GAAGAGTTTGATGAGTTCAGAGCGCTGTCCTACGCCCACACAGAcgtcttcctcctctgcttcaGCATGGTCAACCCAACTTCCTTCCACAACATCACCAAGAAGTGGGTTCCAGAAATCCGCGCCTACAACCCGTCCTCACCCATTGTACTGGTCGGGACGCAGGTGGACCTGATGCTGGACGTGAATGTCTTAATCAACCTGGACCGCTCCAACGTGAAGCCGGTGCCGAGCTCTCGGGCCCGGGGCATGGCGGAGAAGATCCGGGCCGCGGACTACATCGAGTGCTCGTCGCTCACGCAGAAGAACTTAAAAGAGGCGTTTGACGCCGCCATCTTTGCCGCCATTAAGAACAAAGCCCGCAAGACCAAGAAGAGAAGGTTCTCAGACAGGCGCACCAAGGCGTTCTCAAGGTGCAGCTGGAAGAAGTTCTTCTGCTTCATCTGA